In uncultured Bacteroides sp., the following proteins share a genomic window:
- a CDS encoding DUF418 domain-containing protein: MNQNSSRLYVVDALRGFAIISIMLLHNLEHFDFYYSPSYFPDWLKTLDKGIWDSLFFLFSGKSYAIFALLFGLTFFIQSHNQEKIGKDFRGRFAWRLLLLLGFGTINSAFYQGDILTIYAIIGFGLIPFAKLSNKVVLGFAILLMLQPYELINLISGLSDSSKEMQNPASWALFGKMAEYIPKDSLFNTIEGNLSNGRIAVMEWSWENGRVFQTLSLFLLGMLAGRKSLFKVTPESKIFWKKVIIYAAFAFVPLYIIKSNAASWFDSEAIRRPFLTIFNSWNNLAFMLILVSGFVLLFQTRTFEKILTHFSSIGRMSLSNYIIQSILGSFIYYGFGLGLYQYTGATFSLLIGITLGTLQGFFSSWWMKNHRQGPLEFIWHKATWVGTDK, translated from the coding sequence ATGAATCAAAATTCTTCACGACTCTATGTAGTAGACGCCTTGAGAGGGTTTGCTATTATTTCAATTATGTTACTCCACAACCTTGAGCATTTCGATTTTTACTATTCACCATCTTATTTTCCAGATTGGTTAAAGACTTTGGATAAAGGAATCTGGGACAGTCTATTTTTCCTTTTTTCCGGTAAATCGTATGCTATTTTTGCATTGCTTTTCGGATTAACCTTCTTCATTCAATCACACAATCAGGAAAAGATAGGAAAAGACTTCAGAGGCCGGTTTGCCTGGAGGTTACTCCTTCTACTGGGTTTCGGAACAATTAACTCTGCATTTTACCAAGGAGACATTCTTACTATTTATGCCATTATCGGATTCGGACTGATTCCGTTTGCAAAGCTCAGCAATAAAGTAGTTTTGGGATTTGCTATTCTCCTTATGCTTCAACCTTATGAACTGATCAATCTGATATCTGGATTATCAGATTCTTCTAAAGAAATGCAAAACCCCGCTTCATGGGCTCTTTTCGGAAAGATGGCGGAGTATATTCCAAAAGATTCATTATTCAACACAATAGAAGGCAATCTTTCAAATGGTAGAATTGCTGTTATGGAATGGTCGTGGGAGAACGGACGTGTATTCCAGACCTTGTCATTATTCCTGCTTGGAATGCTTGCCGGACGAAAATCATTATTCAAAGTAACTCCTGAGAGTAAGATATTCTGGAAAAAAGTTATAATATATGCAGCCTTTGCTTTTGTTCCACTATATATAATTAAGAGCAACGCAGCTTCGTGGTTCGACAGTGAAGCCATTCGCAGACCATTTCTTACTATCTTTAACTCATGGAACAACCTGGCTTTCATGCTAATCCTCGTTTCGGGTTTTGTACTGTTATTCCAGACCAGAACCTTTGAAAAGATTCTGACTCATTTTTCTTCTATTGGTCGTATGAGCTTATCCAATTACATTATCCAGTCAATTCTGGGTTCATTTATCTACTATGGTTTTGGCTTGGGGCTATACCAGTACACCGGAGCTACTTTTTCTTTACTAATAGGCATTACCCTTGGAACCTTACAAGGTTTCTTCAGTTCGTGGTGGATGAAGAATCACCGCCAGGGACCACTAGAATTCATTTGGCACAAGGCTACCTGGGTTGGAACAGATAAATAG
- a CDS encoding ABC-F family ATP-binding cassette domain-containing protein, with amino-acid sequence MVSVEGLKVEFNARALFDGVSYVINKKDRIALVGKNGAGKSTMLKILAGIQTPTAGTVAAPKDVTIGYLPQVMILSDKHTVMEEAEQAFEHIFELQADIERMNQELADRTDYESESYHKLIDRFTHENERFLMMGGTNYQAEIERTLVGLGFSRDDFSRPTSEFSGGWRMRIELAKLLLRRPDVLLLDEPTNHLDIESIQWLENFLSTRCNAVVLVSHDRAFIDAVTTRTIEISCGKIYDYKVSYSRFVELRKERREQQLRAYENQQKQIQDTEDFVERFRYKATKAVQVQSRIKQLEKIERLEVDDEDNSTLRLKFPPAARSGNYPVIAEDLKKAYGNHVVYHDVNLTINRGEKIAFVGKNGEGKSTLVKCIMGNIDYEGKLTIGHNVQIGYFAQNQAQMLDESLTVFDTIDYVATGDIRTKIRDILGAFMFGGEASDKKVKVLSGGERTRLAMIKLLLEPVNLLILDEPTNHLDMRTKDVLKEAIKDFDGTVIIVSHDREFLDGLVTKVYEFGGGVVKEHLGGIYDFLQKKKMDSLNDLQRKPELSASPTAQNNEQEVVSENKLSYEAQKELNKKLRKLEKQVTDCEKEIEKLEEKISAVELKMTTPDGASDMELYAHHQNLKQELDNVVEEWESASMELEEAKSE; translated from the coding sequence ATGGTTTCAGTAGAAGGATTAAAAGTTGAGTTTAATGCCAGAGCGCTTTTTGATGGCGTATCGTATGTGATAAACAAGAAAGACCGCATTGCACTGGTCGGGAAAAATGGTGCCGGAAAGTCAACCATGCTAAAGATCCTGGCTGGCATACAGACTCCAACTGCAGGTACGGTGGCAGCTCCGAAAGATGTGACCATTGGTTACCTTCCGCAGGTGATGATTCTGAGTGATAAGCATACTGTAATGGAAGAGGCCGAACAGGCATTTGAGCATATCTTTGAACTTCAGGCGGACATTGAACGGATGAATCAGGAGCTGGCGGACAGGACTGATTACGAATCTGAAAGCTATCACAAACTGATTGACCGGTTTACACATGAAAATGAACGCTTCCTGATGATGGGTGGTACCAATTATCAGGCCGAGATTGAGCGTACTTTGGTGGGGCTTGGCTTTAGTCGTGACGACTTTTCCCGTCCTACTTCCGAGTTCAGCGGTGGATGGCGTATGCGTATTGAATTGGCTAAACTTCTACTTAGACGTCCGGATGTACTTCTTCTCGATGAGCCTACCAACCACCTTGATATTGAAAGTATTCAGTGGTTGGAGAATTTCCTTTCTACCCGTTGTAACGCAGTGGTGCTGGTATCTCACGACCGTGCATTTATTGATGCGGTAACTACCCGTACCATTGAAATCAGTTGCGGAAAGATATACGACTATAAAGTTTCTTACTCAAGGTTTGTTGAACTTAGAAAGGAACGCAGAGAACAACAATTGCGTGCTTATGAAAATCAGCAAAAACAGATTCAGGATACGGAAGATTTCGTGGAACGTTTCCGCTATAAAGCTACGAAAGCTGTTCAGGTGCAGAGCCGTATCAAGCAATTAGAGAAGATTGAACGTCTTGAAGTGGACGATGAAGATAATTCTACGCTGAGGCTTAAATTTCCACCTGCTGCCCGTTCGGGTAACTATCCCGTTATTGCAGAGGATTTAAAAAAGGCTTATGGCAATCATGTGGTTTATCATGATGTGAATCTCACTATTAACCGTGGTGAAAAGATAGCTTTTGTGGGAAAGAATGGTGAAGGAAAATCCACATTGGTGAAGTGTATCATGGGAAATATTGACTATGAAGGTAAGCTGACTATCGGACATAATGTTCAGATTGGCTATTTTGCGCAGAATCAGGCGCAGATGCTGGATGAGAGTCTTACTGTGTTCGATACTATTGATTATGTGGCAACGGGTGATATCCGTACTAAGATTCGCGATATTCTTGGTGCTTTCATGTTTGGTGGCGAAGCTTCCGATAAGAAAGTAAAGGTGCTTTCTGGTGGAGAACGTACTCGTCTGGCTATGATTAAGTTGTTGCTTGAACCTGTTAATCTCCTTATTTTGGATGAGCCGACGAATCACCTGGATATGCGTACCAAGGATGTGCTTAAAGAGGCCATTAAGGATTTTGACGGAACGGTGATTATTGTTTCTCACGACCGTGAGTTCCTGGACGGACTGGTTACCAAGGTGTATGAGTTTGGCGGCGGAGTGGTTAAAGAACACCTGGGTGGTATTTATGATTTTCTGCAAAAGAAGAAGATGGATAGTCTCAATGATTTGCAGCGTAAACCAGAATTGTCAGCTTCTCCAACGGCACAGAATAATGAGCAAGAGGTGGTGTCCGAAAATAAACTTTCATACGAAGCACAGAAAGAACTCAATAAAAAACTCCGTAAACTGGAAAAGCAGGTAACTGACTGTGAGAAAGAAATAGAAAAACTTGAAGAAAAAATATCTGCAGTAGAACTAAAAATGACTACTCCTGATGGAGCTTCTGATATGGAACTCTATGCACATCATCAGAATCTGAAGCAAGAACTTGATAATGTGGTGGAAGAGTGGGAATCGGCTTCAATGGAGTTGGAAGAGGCTAAAAGTGAATAA